The window GCCCTCAGATTGGCAGACTCATGAAATATCCGGGCTAGGACTCGAACTCCTGATGTTGGCCGCTCCACGGATCAACCAGTTCATGATCGACAACGTACTAATGTCCAACGACAAGAGCTTGCGTAATGTGCTTATGCTTGGGCTTCTTCTACTGGTGCTCGCACAATGGGCTCTGTCACAGATGCGCGGAATTACGATTCTTTACCTGACCACACACTTAAACCTTCAATGGGTCAGCGATGTATTCGGCCAAATGGTCCGTCTCCCCATGCACTGGTTCGAGAAACGTCAGCTCGGTGATGTCATGTCGCGCTTCGGTTCGGTCGGCCCGATCCAGGACCTGTTGACCACGCGTGCTGTGGCCGCAGTCCTCGATGGCATCATGGCGATCCTGACGATGGTAATGATGATATTTTATAGTGCTCTGCTGGCGGGCGTGGCGGCCGCCACCGTCCTCCTCTACGCTCTTGTTCGTGGGGTGTCGTATCGCCCCCTGCGGGACGCGAGTCTGGAAGGCATGACGCTCGCGGCCAGGGAGCAAACCTGTCTGATGGAAACAATACGGGCAATGGGCCCAATCAAACTGTTCGGGCGTGAACTCGACCGGCGCGCACGTTGGTTGGCGATGAAAACCGATACGATGAATCGCAGCGCCCGTACGCAGTCAATGGGGCTATGGTTCAGTAATATCAACATGACGATTGGCGCACTTTCGGCTGCAATGGTGTTATGGCTCGGCGCCGGACTGGTCATGGATGGGTCATTTACGGTCGGCATGCTGATAGCGGTAACCGTCTATAGCGCGATGTTCACTACGCGCATGATGGCCCTGATCAACGTGTTCATCGATTTCAAAATGCTCTCATTGCATTGCGAACGGCTGGCAGATATTGTGCTTGAGCAGGGGGAATCTGAGGTAGAGAGTTCGCACGACGTGGACCAGATAGTACCTAAGCTGGAATTGACCCAGGTCAGCTTCCGCTACAGCGACACCGACCCATGGGTGCTTCGCAATATCAACCTTACCATCGAGCCAGGTGACTCCGTGGCGATCGTCGGACCTTCCGGCTGCGGCAAGACAACGCTCGTAAAGCTGATGCTGGGAAATCTGAAACCAACGCACGGGGAGATTCGCTACGGAGGAATGCCGATCTCCCAGCTTGGCGTTCGCGCCTACCGCCGCGCCCTTGCGGCCGTGATGCAGGATGATGTGTTGTTGGCCGGCTCGCTCAAGGAAAACATCTGCTTCTACGACGAACGTTACGAAATGGAAGACATCAAACGCTGTGCGCGCCTTGCACAGGTGGATGCGGACATTGATGCTATGCGAATGGGCTACGAAACGCTCGTTGCAGATATGGGAAGCAGCCTGTCCGGCGGCCAGAAGCAGCGCGTGCTTTTGGCAAGAGCTTTGTATAAACGTCCAAAGATCTTGGTGATGGACGAGGCGACAAGTGCTCTCGACGTGGTACGGGAGAGTATGGTTAACAAGGCAATCAGCACGTTGAACATGACAAGGATCATCGTCGCACACCGGGCGGAAACGATTGCGAGCGCGCGCCGCCTTGTCGCCCTGCAAGATGGAACAATTGTGTACGACAACCCGCTTCCAGAGAACAATCCGGCCCCACCAGCTAAAAATGCATCGCTATAAAATAAAGGCTAAGTAGTTCGTTAATTTTTGCTGTCAAAGTTTAAAAGAGGCCGACGCAAGAGTTGATGTAATGTAATTACCAATACTGACGGAAGTTGAGCAACGGAAATTTCTAGAAATGGGCGTGTTTCATCCGCATCCACGTGCCCGGAAAGAGCACAAGCGATAGTGCGGTTGAGCCAAGGGCTGACATTGCAACAAGCCGCGGACAAAATTCCATGCTCATCTCAACAGTGTCGAGGCATGGCGGCACCGCTGGAACAAGCAAGGCCAAATAGGCATGCATGAAGGGCGTCATACAGGTCGCAAGCGCAAGTGGACAGCCGAACAGCAAGAGACGTTACGCGCAATGGCCCAAGCCTAGGGCAGTAGTGCCAACAGCCTGTTGCGCAGCATCGCACCATTGGATTTCCTGCCATCAGCGAAGGAACTGCAATGCGCTACCGGCACGAAATGCCTTTCAGTTACAAACGCTATCGCTACAGTTTAAAAAAGCATCCGGAAGAAGCCTTCGGCAAGGCCGCACGCATAATCGACGAGCTCATGCAATTGTGCAAGCGTGGGCCCATTCGGGAAGCGCAAAAAACGTTGACCGTGCGGGATATCTACAGGGCACCTCGAAAAACCCTCGTGAATCTGGCATGATATCGGTGCCTCGACTCTGACGTAATTTTTCATGATCAAGACCAGTCTGTTTGCTGACCAAGAGCGCGAAGCCAAGCTGAACAAGCTCGGCGATGCACTGGTGGTGATGGAGCGGCATGTCGACTTCGCCGCCCTGGCTGCCGAGGTCGACCTTGCGGCACCA of the Massilia violaceinigra genome contains:
- a CDS encoding peptidase domain-containing ABC transporter yields the protein MLAAPRINQFMIDNVLMSNDKSLRNVLMLGLLLLVLAQWALSQMRGITILYLTTHLNLQWVSDVFGQMVRLPMHWFEKRQLGDVMSRFGSVGPIQDLLTTRAVAAVLDGIMAILTMVMMIFYSALLAGVAAATVLLYALVRGVSYRPLRDASLEGMTLAAREQTCLMETIRAMGPIKLFGRELDRRARWLAMKTDTMNRSARTQSMGLWFSNINMTIGALSAAMVLWLGAGLVMDGSFTVGMLIAVTVYSAMFTTRMMALINVFIDFKMLSLHCERLADIVLEQGESEVESSHDVDQIVPKLELTQVSFRYSDTDPWVLRNINLTIEPGDSVAIVGPSGCGKTTLVKLMLGNLKPTHGEIRYGGMPISQLGVRAYRRALAAVMQDDVLLAGSLKENICFYDERYEMEDIKRCARLAQVDADIDAMRMGYETLVADMGSSLSGGQKQRVLLARALYKRPKILVMDEATSALDVVRESMVNKAISTLNMTRIIVAHRAETIASARRLVALQDGTIVYDNPLPENNPAPPAKNASL